A window of Streptomyces sp. DG1A-41 contains these coding sequences:
- a CDS encoding aminoglycoside phosphotransferase family protein, which translates to MTKIRRQLARTDLAPLARAALGPARSLTAVERLRGGTKKGVYRLTLDDDSTVIAYAWSADEDYWDQPDPDPRDVFSHGTGLGLFTAAHDRLAAAGVRTPRLLYADATHTHLPADAAVVEDMPGGSLEDALARDPREAPRLMDRMAELLATLHAHTGPRFGKVAVVDNGGSSHGVSCEQRVTEGALRCIAEAARREPRAAAARRELEDTLQALAAEVRPRSRHTLIHGELGPDHVLFTPDGHPALIDIEGLMYFDAEHEHVFLRLRFGPHYDALRAPGLDEARLRLYRLSMHLGLVSGPLTLIEGDFPQPERMREIAEHNLQQALSLLTSAS; encoded by the coding sequence GTGACCAAGATCCGACGGCAACTGGCCCGCACCGACCTCGCGCCTCTCGCCCGCGCCGCCCTCGGCCCCGCCCGCAGCCTCACCGCCGTGGAACGCCTGCGGGGCGGCACCAAGAAGGGCGTCTACCGCCTGACCCTCGACGACGACTCCACAGTCATCGCCTACGCGTGGTCGGCCGACGAGGACTACTGGGACCAGCCCGATCCCGACCCCCGGGACGTGTTCTCCCACGGCACCGGCCTCGGCCTGTTCACGGCGGCCCACGACCGGCTGGCCGCCGCCGGCGTCCGCACCCCGCGCCTCCTGTACGCGGACGCCACGCACACGCACCTCCCGGCCGACGCGGCCGTCGTGGAGGACATGCCCGGCGGCAGCCTGGAGGACGCCCTCGCCCGGGACCCGCGCGAGGCACCTCGGCTCATGGACCGGATGGCGGAACTGCTCGCCACCCTGCACGCCCACACCGGCCCCCGCTTCGGGAAGGTCGCCGTCGTCGACAACGGCGGTTCCTCCCACGGCGTCTCCTGCGAACAGCGCGTCACCGAGGGCGCTCTGCGCTGCATCGCGGAAGCGGCCCGGCGCGAGCCCCGCGCCGCCGCCGCACGCCGGGAACTGGAAGACACGCTCCAGGCCCTGGCCGCAGAGGTCCGCCCCAGGAGCCGCCACACCCTCATACACGGCGAACTCGGCCCTGACCACGTCCTGTTCACGCCCGACGGGCACCCGGCGCTCATCGACATCGAGGGCCTGATGTACTTCGACGCGGAGCACGAGCACGTCTTCCTCAGGCTCCGCTTCGGCCCCCACTACGACGCCCTGCGCGCCCCGGGCCTGGATGAGGCCCGCCTGCGTCTCTACCGCCTGTCGATGCACCTCGGCCTGGTCTCGGGGCCGCTGACGCTGATCGAGGGCGACTTCCCGCAGCCGGAGCGGAT